The Candidatus Dependentiae bacterium nucleotide sequence GTTTTGTTATAAAGTAATAGGAAAAATATGAAACTATTTTTAGACACGGCAAATAAAGAGTTAATAAAACAATGGATACCAACCGGCGTTATTGATGGAGTTACAACAAATCCATCTCTTTTAGCTCTTGAAAGTGGTAATATTAAATCCATGCTATTGGATATATGCAATATGGTAAACGGCGACGTTAGCATAGAAGTTGTAGAAAAAACACCGGAACGTGTTTATCAGCAAGCAAAAGAGATAAGCTCTTTAGCTAAAAATGTTGTTGTAAAAATACCGTTTGCTCAAGAATATTTACCGGTAATATCAATGTTAACCAAAGAAAATATTAAAATTAACGTCACATTAATATTTTCGCTTACTCAAGCTCTTCTTGTATCAAAACTCGGTGTAAAATATATATCCCCATTTATAGGCCGCTGGGACGATATAGACGTAAACGGCATGAATTTAATTGAAGATTTGGTAATAATGAAACAAAATTACGGCTTTAAATCTGAAATTTTAGCAGCATCCATAAGAAATGTGATACATCTTCAAGATTCAATTCTTGCCGGTGCAGACGTAGCCACTATTCCCCCCACACTTTTGGATAAAGTCTTTAAACACCCTCTAACCCTTCAGGGTATAGAAAAATTTGATAGTGATTGGAAAAAATTGGGTAAAACAAAATTGTTTGATTAAAATATAAAATTACTATTGCATATTTTTTATCAACTATTATATTATCAATACACTTGTAAAAAAATAATATGTAGGTTTATTTTTTCGAAAGAATAAATATGAATTCATACAATTTAGCAGAAGAATTAAATGAAAAATTTGATCTTCTAGAAGACTTAGTTTATTTGGCAAAAGATGAAGAAGAAGACGACGAAGAATGGGATGATGAAGACGAAGATTTTGACGATGAAGACTTTGATGACGAAGATGATTTGGACGATGAAGAATGGGATGATGAAGACGACGACGATGATGATTGGGATGAAGACGACGAAGATTAGTTAAACGTCATCCAAAAAATTAAGGCTCGCAAAAAATGCGGGCCTTTTTTAATTTTAAATAATTTTATTTAATCAAAACATTTTCAACAATATTAAAAGAAATTTGTTCTTGAATTTTATTTTCAGATTCAAATAACATATCACCATTTTCTAAAACATCTTTAAATTTACCGATAATTATTTTGCCATCAAATTTATGTATCAAAATATTTTTATTTTTTAAATAACTTAACTTGTCGCGCCATATATTAAAAATATTATCAAATTCAAAATTTAACCATTTTTTATAAAATTTATCGATACTATTCAAAATATCTTTTTGCAAAATTTCTTTATTTATTATTTTTTCAGAAATTTCTCGTAAGCTTATTGCTTTTAAATTTAATATCTTATCTTTAATTAAGTTATTTACATTTATAGCAAAACCAAAAATCACACCTAAAATTTTATCCTCTTGCCATACAACTTGCGATATAATTCCACCAACTTTATAATTTTCATAATTAAAATCGTTGGGCCATTTTAAATTTATATTAAATTTTTCAAGTTTTTCTAAGATTCCAAGAGTGATAGCCATATTTAAATTACTTAATTTAACCTCCAGCTCTTCACCCGTTAAATTATTAAAAATTTTAGGTTTTAGTAAAAGAGTCACAACAAGTTGATCTTTATCAAATATCCAAGATCTATTTTGTCGCCCACGCGTAAATTCATGCTCATCAGCAATAAAAATTGATCCATCCGGAGCTGAATCCATATTTTCTTTTGCCCATTCCAAAGAATTATAAATTTTTTTTTCGTGATAAACCTTAGAACCTATGATCATATTTTATACTTACTTTCACGAGCCTCGTGACGCAAAATATCTTTTTCGCGTAAT carries:
- a CDS encoding biotin--[acetyl-CoA-carboxylase] ligase, with protein sequence MIIGSKVYHEKKIYNSLEWAKENMDSAPDGSIFIADEHEFTRGRQNRSWIFDKDQLVVTLLLKPKIFNNLTGEELEVKLSNLNMAITLGILEKLEKFNINLKWPNDFNYENYKVGGIISQVVWQEDKILGVIFGFAINVNNLIKDKILNLKAISLREISEKIINKEILQKDILNSIDKFYKKWLNFEFDNIFNIWRDKLSYLKNKNILIHKFDGKIIIGKFKDVLENGDMLFESENKIQEQISFNIVENVLIK
- a CDS encoding fructose-6-phosphate aldolase; protein product: MKLFLDTANKELIKQWIPTGVIDGVTTNPSLLALESGNIKSMLLDICNMVNGDVSIEVVEKTPERVYQQAKEISSLAKNVVVKIPFAQEYLPVISMLTKENIKINVTLIFSLTQALLVSKLGVKYISPFIGRWDDIDVNGMNLIEDLVIMKQNYGFKSEILAASIRNVIHLQDSILAGADVATIPPTLLDKVFKHPLTLQGIEKFDSDWKKLGKTKLFD